From Actinoplanes oblitus, a single genomic window includes:
- a CDS encoding lipid II flippase MurJ, which translates to MNTATLTRAAVLTVGISLTGTALGLGRDLLLARYFGAGGGTDAFLVAWTVPETAYVLVVEGAMSLLMIPLFSAALAHDGDARTVVATTLPRITFVLVTVCAMALAAAPLLVRVLAPGLATHDVAVTCTRWTALTVLTFGLAGYLSAALRAHQVFGAPAALTLVYNLGIVGSMVLLHHRAGVVGAAAGVALGGLFMVLVQVPSYLRRVGLPRFWRLGGSALTVGAVLPVIAYTLARQGQVFVERFVGSGLPPGTISHLNYAQKIDQIPMLIALLICAVTFPALARDVAAGEVDQARRRVESDLRTVTALILVSVAFLIAYAPQVIAVLLQHGQFTAADTAATATVTRVYALGVLGHAFVGVLARPFYTGGQRTWYPVAAMAAGLGLTAVLAAAGAPALGAPAIAAANGVGITVTALLLLIGVHRRVLPISVHAIAGTAGRLVLAAAAACAAGLLAARLTTGLPSLVQALAGGLVVLAVFAVAARLAGFHEWRLRDAG; encoded by the coding sequence ATGAACACCGCGACGTTGACCAGGGCGGCGGTCCTCACGGTCGGGATCTCGCTGACCGGTACCGCGCTGGGGCTGGGCCGGGATCTGCTGCTGGCCCGCTACTTCGGCGCCGGTGGCGGCACCGACGCGTTCCTGGTCGCGTGGACGGTGCCGGAGACGGCGTACGTCCTGGTGGTGGAGGGCGCGATGTCGCTGCTGATGATCCCGTTGTTCAGCGCCGCGCTGGCCCACGACGGCGACGCCCGTACGGTGGTGGCCACCACCCTCCCCCGGATCACGTTCGTGCTGGTCACCGTGTGCGCGATGGCGCTGGCCGCCGCGCCGCTGCTGGTCCGTGTGCTCGCGCCCGGCCTGGCCACTCACGACGTGGCCGTCACCTGCACCCGCTGGACCGCCCTCACCGTGCTGACCTTCGGCCTGGCCGGCTATCTGAGCGCCGCCCTGCGCGCACACCAGGTGTTCGGCGCCCCGGCCGCGCTGACGCTGGTCTACAACCTCGGGATCGTCGGCTCGATGGTGCTGCTGCACCACCGCGCCGGGGTGGTCGGCGCGGCCGCCGGGGTCGCCCTGGGCGGGCTGTTCATGGTCCTCGTCCAGGTGCCGTCGTATCTGCGGCGCGTCGGCCTGCCCCGGTTCTGGCGGCTCGGCGGGTCGGCGCTCACCGTCGGGGCGGTGCTGCCGGTGATCGCCTACACGCTGGCCCGGCAGGGACAGGTGTTCGTCGAACGCTTCGTCGGTTCCGGTCTGCCGCCCGGAACCATCTCGCATCTCAACTACGCGCAGAAGATCGACCAGATCCCGATGCTGATCGCGCTGCTGATCTGCGCGGTGACGTTCCCGGCGCTGGCCCGCGACGTCGCGGCCGGGGAGGTGGATCAGGCGCGCCGCCGAGTCGAGTCGGATCTGCGTACGGTCACCGCCCTGATCCTGGTCTCGGTCGCGTTCCTGATCGCCTACGCGCCACAGGTCATCGCCGTCCTGCTGCAACACGGCCAGTTCACCGCCGCGGACACCGCCGCGACCGCCACGGTCACCCGCGTCTACGCGCTGGGGGTGCTGGGGCACGCGTTCGTCGGCGTGCTCGCCCGGCCGTTCTACACCGGCGGGCAGCGCACCTGGTACCCGGTCGCCGCGATGGCGGCGGGGCTGGGCCTGACCGCCGTGCTCGCCGCCGCCGGGGCGCCGGCCCTCGGCGCGCCCGCGATCGCCGCCGCCAACGGCGTCGGTATCACCGTCACCGCCCTGCTGCTGCTGATCGGAGTGCACCGCCGGGTGCTGCCCATCTCGGTGCACGCGATCGCCGGGACGGCGGGCCGGCTCGTCCTGGCAGCGGCCGCCGCGTGCGCCGCCGGGCTGCTCGCCGCGCGGCTGACGACCGGGCTGCCGTCCCTGGTGCAGGCGCTCGCCGGCGGCCTCGTCGTGCTGGCCGTGTTCGCCGTCGCGGCGCGGCTGGCCGGATTCCACGAATGGAGGTTGCGCGATGCCGGCTGA
- a CDS encoding polysaccharide deacetylase family protein, with protein sequence MPAETAPFVLMYHSVQAYRADPYRVTVRPGRFEEQLRWLDRRGRRGVSVRDLLRARRAGRGAGLVGLTFDDGYADFATQALPALCRHGFTATVFVVAGSLGGRNAWDEPGPRKELLTAGQVREIAAAGMEIGSHNLCHVHLPRLDPAQLNEQVRRSRQILAALTGEPVIGFCYPYGDAGPRETAAVAAAGYEYACAAGRDLPTGSFTLPRTFVGDHDTSPRLYAKLIRHRLTTGWVPV encoded by the coding sequence ATGCCGGCTGAGACGGCGCCGTTCGTGCTGATGTACCACTCGGTGCAGGCGTACCGGGCCGACCCGTACCGGGTGACCGTGCGGCCCGGCCGGTTCGAGGAACAGCTGCGCTGGCTGGACCGGCGTGGCCGGCGCGGCGTGTCGGTCCGCGACCTGCTGCGCGCCCGTCGTGCCGGGCGGGGCGCCGGGCTGGTCGGGCTGACGTTCGACGACGGGTACGCCGACTTCGCCACGCAGGCGCTGCCGGCCCTGTGCCGGCACGGCTTCACCGCGACCGTGTTCGTCGTCGCCGGCTCGCTCGGCGGGCGCAACGCCTGGGACGAACCCGGCCCCCGCAAGGAACTGCTGACCGCCGGACAGGTGCGGGAGATAGCCGCCGCCGGCATGGAGATCGGCTCCCACAACCTGTGCCACGTGCACCTGCCCCGGCTCGACCCCGCGCAACTGAACGAGCAGGTACGCCGCAGCCGTCAGATTCTCGCGGCCCTGACCGGCGAGCCGGTGATCGGATTCTGCTACCCGTACGGCGACGCCGGTCCCCGGGAGACGGCAGCGGTGGCCGCCGCCGGTTACGAGTACGCCTGCGCCGCCGGCCGCGACCTGCCCACCGGTTCGTTCACCCTGCCACGCACCTTCGTCGGTGACCACGACACCAGCCCGCGCCTGTACGCGAAGCTGATCCGCCACCGCCTGACCACCGGGTGGGTGCCGGTATGA
- a CDS encoding Wzz/FepE/Etk N-terminal domain-containing protein, whose protein sequence is MNSSSVRRRTLRRIALIVLLALLGGAAGAVYAAVKTPTYTAKAYVVATARDDPATALNFAQAYGRIATSGPVLATARSALSDPTGLSSVRSSTSPDAPVVEIVATGGDPQHTAGLANAVAGALADYANKRSKATTVKLSVLAPATVPARPTSPKPPLELAVGAAAGLLIGGLAALGGGARGEPPPRPEPAPRPAPERVARAMARPPSPRTATIPVFAMPPPAPTSNLDAEPPAVGRAVVDGSEDER, encoded by the coding sequence GTGAACTCGTCATCGGTCCGGCGCCGGACGCTCCGGCGGATCGCCCTGATCGTGCTGCTCGCTTTGCTCGGCGGCGCGGCCGGGGCGGTGTACGCGGCGGTGAAGACGCCGACCTACACCGCGAAGGCCTACGTGGTGGCCACCGCCCGCGACGACCCGGCGACCGCACTGAACTTCGCCCAGGCGTACGGCCGGATCGCCACCAGCGGGCCGGTGCTCGCCACCGCCCGCAGCGCGTTGTCCGACCCGACCGGCCTGTCGTCGGTACGGTCGTCCACCTCGCCGGACGCTCCCGTCGTCGAGATCGTCGCCACCGGCGGCGACCCGCAGCACACCGCCGGCCTCGCCAACGCGGTGGCCGGCGCGCTCGCCGACTATGCGAACAAGCGCAGCAAGGCCACCACCGTGAAGCTGTCAGTGCTCGCCCCGGCGACCGTGCCGGCCCGGCCCACATCGCCGAAACCGCCGCTGGAACTGGCGGTCGGGGCCGCCGCCGGGCTGCTCATCGGCGGGCTGGCCGCGCTGGGCGGCGGCGCTCGCGGCGAGCCGCCGCCGCGACCCGAACCGGCACCCCGGCCGGCGCCCGAGCGCGTCGCCCGCGCAATGGCGCGTCCGCCGTCGCCGCGGACCGCCACCATCCCGGTGTTCGCCATGCCACCACCGGCACCGACATCGAACCTGGACGCGGAGCCGCCTGCCGTCGGACGCGCCGTCGTGGACGGATCGGAGGACGAGCGATGA
- a CDS encoding exopolysaccharide biosynthesis polyprenyl glycosylphosphotransferase, whose translation MSRPSTTAHLSLTRTLVLPARVPRLVPIHKAHSGSGESLVLLALDGLAVTAVVWAAQAPWPVAFLPAALAAAGLYRTRLHFSVLDDLPRLVLAIVLTAASIHLIGPSPGPDLAVLGVLLGAVLLARATGYALLHAHRRSSPGRAAIVVGSGELAVRVAGALRRDRSCGLTPVGFVGPRTLAQHDMPVLAPVEELEKAVLRYQPLHLIVAYPAVPDSELVARLRRCRRLGVTVHVVPRLHELAVGSSGADVVRGIPLTRLRPEPMQLRRWGFKRLIDVVGAVVALVLLAPVLLLCALAVKLESGRHAVLFRQERVTRDGEPFTILKFRSLTPGDETESRRRWNIDTDARVGPVGRLLRNSSLDELPQLVNVLTGSMSLVGPRPERPYFANRFGHVYNGYPDRHRVPAGITGWAQIHGLRGDTSITDRLRFDNYYIEHWSLGLDLKIMLRTLGSMLHRPRG comes from the coding sequence GTGTCCAGACCCAGCACCACGGCACATCTCAGCCTCACCAGAACCCTCGTCCTGCCGGCCCGGGTTCCCCGCCTCGTGCCCATCCACAAGGCGCACAGCGGCAGCGGTGAGAGCCTGGTGCTGCTCGCCCTCGACGGGCTCGCCGTCACCGCCGTGGTGTGGGCCGCCCAGGCGCCCTGGCCGGTGGCCTTCCTGCCCGCCGCCCTCGCGGCTGCCGGTCTCTACCGCACCCGCCTGCACTTCTCGGTGCTCGACGACCTGCCCCGGCTGGTCCTGGCCATCGTGCTGACCGCGGCCTCGATCCACCTGATCGGCCCGTCGCCGGGCCCGGACCTGGCCGTGCTCGGTGTCCTGCTCGGGGCGGTTCTGCTCGCCCGGGCCACCGGGTACGCCCTGCTGCACGCGCACCGCCGCAGTTCCCCGGGCCGGGCCGCGATCGTGGTCGGCAGCGGCGAGCTGGCCGTCCGGGTCGCCGGCGCGCTGCGCCGGGACCGCTCGTGCGGGCTGACCCCGGTCGGTTTCGTCGGGCCGCGCACCCTCGCCCAGCACGACATGCCGGTGCTCGCTCCGGTGGAGGAGCTGGAGAAGGCCGTCCTGCGGTACCAGCCGCTGCACCTGATCGTGGCCTACCCGGCCGTGCCGGACAGCGAACTGGTCGCCCGGCTGCGCCGCTGCCGCCGGCTCGGGGTGACCGTCCACGTGGTGCCGCGACTGCACGAGCTGGCGGTCGGCAGCAGTGGCGCGGACGTGGTCCGTGGTATTCCGCTGACCCGGCTGCGCCCGGAACCGATGCAGCTGCGCCGGTGGGGGTTCAAGCGGCTGATCGACGTGGTCGGTGCGGTCGTCGCGCTGGTGCTGCTCGCACCGGTGTTGCTGCTCTGCGCGCTGGCGGTGAAGCTGGAGTCCGGGCGGCACGCCGTGCTGTTCCGCCAGGAACGGGTGACCCGCGACGGCGAGCCGTTCACCATCCTCAAGTTCCGTTCGCTCACGCCGGGCGACGAGACCGAGTCCCGCCGACGCTGGAACATCGACACCGACGCGCGGGTCGGCCCGGTCGGCCGCCTGCTGCGCAACTCGTCACTGGATGAACTGCCGCAGCTGGTGAACGTGCTGACCGGCAGCATGTCGCTGGTCGGCCCGCGACCCGAGCGCCCGTACTTCGCGAACCGCTTCGGGCACGTCTACAACGGCTACCCGGACCGGCACCGGGTGCCCGCCGGGATCACCGGCTGGGCGCAGATCCACGGCTTGCGCGGCGACACCTCGATCACCGACCGGCTGCGCTTCGACAACTACTACATCGAGCACTGGTCCCTCGGCCTCGACCTGAAGATCATGCTGCGGACCCTCGGCAGCATGCTGCACCGGCCGCGGGGGTGA
- a CDS encoding glycosyltransferase, translating into MRVLHVISGLDAGGAEHQLRLLLPRLPVDGEVVTLSHPGAVARALRAGGTRVHEVGMTSNRDVTVVPRLVRLIRGGGFDLVHTHLYRACVYGRVAARLAGVPAVATEHSLGDGVLEGRRTSAGVRALYLATERLGRMTIAVSAVVAARLAAWGVPARRITVIPNGIDPAEFRFDPHLRRTTRRRLGIRPDTPVIGAVGRLVPGKRFDLLIPALARAPGATLLLVGAGPAGTALEKLAARYGVADRFVVTGEVAEPHQLYCAMDLFASPSPQETFGLAVIEALASGLPAIYACCPALDGVSPGDRWRRIAGPEALSGALAAGLAAVRERAGARLPVPDVVGHYDIARLAGSVADLYRRVVSPVPEGRSS; encoded by the coding sequence ATGAGGGTGCTGCACGTGATCAGCGGGCTGGACGCCGGCGGCGCCGAGCATCAGCTGCGCCTGCTGCTGCCCCGCCTGCCGGTCGACGGTGAGGTCGTCACGCTGTCCCATCCGGGAGCGGTCGCCCGTGCGCTCCGCGCCGGCGGCACCCGGGTGCACGAGGTGGGCATGACCAGCAACCGGGACGTCACGGTCGTACCCCGGCTGGTCCGTCTGATCCGCGGCGGCGGCTTCGATCTCGTCCACACCCACCTGTACCGCGCGTGCGTGTACGGGCGGGTCGCGGCGCGGCTGGCCGGCGTGCCGGCCGTGGCCACCGAGCACTCGCTCGGCGACGGCGTGCTCGAGGGCCGCCGCACGTCGGCCGGTGTCCGCGCGCTCTACCTGGCCACCGAGCGCCTGGGCCGGATGACCATCGCGGTCTCCGCGGTGGTCGCCGCGCGGCTGGCGGCGTGGGGCGTTCCCGCCCGCCGGATCACCGTGATCCCGAACGGGATCGACCCGGCCGAGTTCCGCTTCGACCCCCACCTGCGCCGCACCACCCGGCGCCGCCTCGGCATCCGCCCGGACACCCCGGTCATCGGAGCGGTCGGGCGGCTCGTCCCCGGCAAGCGCTTCGACCTGCTGATCCCGGCCCTGGCCCGGGCGCCGGGGGCGACGTTGCTGCTCGTCGGGGCCGGCCCGGCGGGCACCGCGCTGGAGAAGCTGGCCGCGCGGTACGGCGTGGCCGACCGGTTCGTCGTCACCGGCGAAGTCGCCGAGCCTCACCAGCTGTACTGCGCGATGGATCTGTTCGCGTCCCCGTCGCCGCAGGAGACCTTCGGGCTGGCCGTCATCGAGGCGCTCGCCAGCGGCCTGCCCGCGATCTACGCGTGCTGCCCGGCGCTGGACGGCGTCTCGCCCGGCGACCGGTGGCGGCGGATCGCCGGACCCGAGGCGCTGAGTGGCGCGCTGGCCGCCGGACTCGCCGCGGTCCGCGAGCGCGCCGGCGCCCGGCTGCCGGTTCCGGACGTGGTCGGGCACTACGACATCGCGCGGCTGGCCGGCTCGGTCGCGGACCTCTACCGGCGCGTCGTGTCGCCGGTCCCGGAAGGGAGATCCTCGTGA
- a CDS encoding O-antigen ligase family protein: MRTGQRHLRPSLLIAGTVLLACLPGATGDPATSRLSPADVAAGLLVAVIAVRLLAGLRTGVRWGWLPFGVALASFALATVTASDVSTSVFGFIRYAEIFVLVPVAVALSVRDRYDLRVVAGAFVTIAAAEGAVGVHQYLTGTGASYAGEYVRAIGTFGPEAIMALATLLGYGIVVALALGLAAHGPARPLLIVLAGLLLVPLALTLSRGAWIATAVAVLAVLAVANWRVAAGVAGAGALLLVTLSLTAGGNAANGTFVQRVTSIATSASSPDQSVLDRYALWRTATAIWADHPVLGVGIKDFAGYRDSYASVALSAGSDIGDPSSGMGREPLQSAHNQYLQVLSEQGTIGLLAFGGLLAALAVSSLRRVSPGPEKHFLDLAAPGIIAWTLIDFVYGDLGGGPAAVLLAVLLGLAARRALIVPATRPVAVAA, translated from the coding sequence ATGCGCACCGGTCAGCGGCACCTGCGGCCGAGCCTGCTGATCGCCGGCACGGTGCTGCTGGCATGCCTGCCGGGCGCCACCGGTGACCCGGCCACCTCCCGGCTGAGCCCGGCCGACGTCGCCGCCGGTCTGCTCGTCGCGGTGATCGCGGTGCGGCTGCTCGCCGGCCTGCGCACCGGCGTCCGGTGGGGGTGGCTGCCGTTCGGCGTCGCGCTGGCGTCGTTCGCGCTGGCGACCGTGACCGCCTCGGACGTGTCCACCAGCGTGTTCGGCTTCATCCGTTACGCCGAGATCTTCGTGCTCGTGCCGGTGGCGGTGGCACTGTCCGTACGGGATCGCTACGACCTGCGGGTGGTCGCGGGCGCCTTCGTCACGATCGCGGCCGCCGAGGGCGCCGTCGGCGTCCACCAGTACCTGACCGGGACCGGCGCCTCGTACGCCGGCGAATACGTCCGGGCGATCGGCACGTTCGGACCCGAGGCGATCATGGCGCTCGCCACTCTGCTGGGTTACGGCATCGTCGTCGCCCTGGCCCTCGGTCTTGCGGCGCACGGGCCGGCCCGGCCGCTGCTGATCGTTCTCGCCGGCCTGTTGCTCGTCCCGCTCGCGCTCACGCTCAGCCGCGGCGCCTGGATCGCGACCGCGGTCGCCGTGCTCGCGGTGCTGGCCGTGGCGAACTGGCGGGTGGCCGCCGGCGTCGCCGGTGCCGGGGCGCTGTTACTGGTCACGCTGTCGCTGACGGCCGGGGGCAACGCCGCGAACGGCACGTTCGTGCAGCGCGTCACCAGCATCGCGACCTCCGCCAGCAGCCCCGACCAGTCCGTGCTGGACCGCTACGCGCTGTGGCGGACCGCGACCGCCATCTGGGCCGACCATCCGGTGCTCGGCGTCGGGATCAAGGACTTCGCCGGGTACCGCGACTCCTACGCCTCGGTGGCCCTGTCGGCCGGCAGCGACATCGGAGACCCGTCCAGCGGGATGGGTCGTGAGCCGCTGCAATCGGCTCACAACCAGTACCTGCAGGTCCTCAGTGAGCAGGGCACCATCGGACTGCTCGCGTTCGGCGGGCTGCTGGCGGCGCTCGCGGTGAGCTCGCTCCGCCGGGTCTCGCCCGGGCCCGAGAAGCATTTCCTGGACCTGGCAGCGCCCGGCATCATCGCCTGGACCCTGATCGACTTCGTCTACGGGGACCTGGGCGGGGGGCCGGCAGCGGTCCTGCTGGCGGTGCTGCTCGGCCTCGCCGCGCGCCGCGCCCTCATCGTCCCGGCCACCCGGCCGGTGGCGGTGGCGGCATGA